One Aliidongia dinghuensis genomic region harbors:
- a CDS encoding response regulator transcription factor, translating to MTAPKKILLVDDDQALREALAEQLRLHEEFVTELADSAAAALEIAKQHYFDVVVLDVGLPDMDGRELCRLLRRSGVRAPIVMLTGADSEADTILGLDAGANDYVTKPFRLGVLLARLRAQLRQHEQSEDAIFTIGPYSFRPSAKLLVADGGKKKVRLTEKETAILKYLLRAGDRPTGRELLLNEVWGYNAAVTTHTLETHVYRLRQKIETDPSKAELLITEPGGYRLVP from the coding sequence ATGACGGCACCGAAGAAGATTCTGCTGGTCGACGACGACCAGGCCCTGCGCGAAGCGCTGGCCGAGCAGCTGCGGCTGCATGAGGAATTCGTGACCGAACTCGCCGACAGCGCCGCGGCGGCGCTCGAGATCGCCAAGCAACATTATTTCGACGTCGTCGTGCTCGACGTGGGCCTGCCCGACATGGACGGGCGCGAGCTCTGCCGGCTCCTCAGGCGCAGCGGCGTGCGCGCGCCGATCGTCATGCTGACCGGGGCGGACAGCGAGGCGGACACGATCCTCGGCCTCGACGCCGGCGCCAACGACTATGTGACGAAGCCGTTCCGCCTGGGCGTGCTCCTGGCCCGGCTCCGCGCCCAGCTGCGCCAGCACGAGCAGAGCGAAGACGCGATCTTCACCATCGGACCCTACAGCTTCCGGCCGAGCGCAAAACTCCTGGTTGCCGACGGCGGCAAGAAAAAGGTGCGGCTCACCGAGAAGGAAACCGCTATCCTGAAGTACCTGTTGCGCGCTGGCGACCGGCCGACCGGCCGCGAGCTGCTGCTCAACGAGGTCTGGGGCTACAACGCGGCTGTAACCACGCATACGCTCGAAACGCACGTCTATCGCCTCAGGCAGAAGATCGAAACCGATCCTTCCAAGGCGGAACTACTGATTACGGAACCCGGCGGGTATCGCCTGGTGCCGTGA
- a CDS encoding glycosyltransferase family 4 protein, which produces MERALTFIVPGSIDQITGGYLYDRRVVEGLRTDGRPVGLVELRGRFPDADTVARASAAAVLAALPDGALVCIDGLALAAFEEALPAAARRLAIVVLVHHALALETGLAPKDADRYAALERTLLPLCRGVLCPSPRSAADVTAYGVPQDRIIVVPPGTDRPTAAPVLVTDRAGPVRLLTVATVTPRKGHRLLVDALAALDRRDWRLTAIGSLERDPETVAALHAAIADHGLAAQVELAGEWPPEILPEAYRAADVFVLPSFYEGYGMAYAEAMAHGLPVIGTDAGAIPETVPDTAGILVPAGDRAALTAALDRMIGDADLRRLYAAGAVAAAAGFLDWAGTARLWGRSFDRLVGLDG; this is translated from the coding sequence ATGGAGCGCGCACTTACCTTCATCGTTCCGGGTTCGATCGACCAGATCACCGGCGGCTACCTCTATGACCGCCGGGTCGTTGAGGGACTGCGTACGGATGGCCGTCCGGTCGGGCTTGTCGAACTGAGGGGCCGCTTTCCGGACGCGGATACGGTGGCGCGTGCCAGTGCCGCGGCGGTGCTCGCAGCGCTGCCCGACGGCGCGCTCGTCTGCATCGACGGCCTCGCGCTCGCGGCGTTCGAGGAGGCACTGCCGGCGGCGGCCCGGCGGCTCGCCATCGTCGTGCTGGTCCATCATGCGCTGGCGCTCGAGACCGGCCTCGCACCCAAGGACGCCGACCGCTACGCAGCGCTTGAACGGACGCTGCTGCCGCTCTGCCGCGGCGTGCTCTGCCCGAGCCCGCGCAGCGCCGCCGATGTCACCGCCTATGGCGTGCCACAGGACCGCATCATCGTGGTCCCGCCGGGCACCGACCGGCCGACGGCGGCGCCGGTGCTCGTGACGGATCGGGCAGGCCCGGTCCGGTTGCTCACGGTGGCGACCGTAACGCCGCGCAAGGGTCATCGCCTGCTGGTGGACGCGCTGGCGGCGCTCGACCGGCGCGACTGGCGGCTGACAGCGATCGGCAGCCTGGAGCGGGACCCGGAAACCGTGGCGGCGCTCCATGCGGCGATTGCCGATCACGGGCTCGCGGCCCAGGTCGAGCTCGCGGGCGAATGGCCGCCCGAGATCCTGCCCGAGGCCTATCGTGCGGCGGACGTGTTCGTGCTGCCGTCCTTCTACGAGGGTTACGGCATGGCCTATGCCGAGGCGATGGCCCATGGTCTGCCGGTGATTGGCACCGACGCCGGCGCCATTCCCGAGACCGTGCCGGATACGGCCGGCATCCTGGTGCCGGCCGGTGACCGGGCGGCGCTGACGGCGGCGCTCGACCGAATGATCGGCGACGCGGACCTGCGCCGGCTTTACGCGGCGGGCGCCGTCGCCGCGGCGGCAGGCTTCCTCGACTGGGCAGGGACGGCGCGGCTCTGGGGCCGATCGTTCGATCGCCTGGTGGGGCTCGATGGCTAG
- a CDS encoding 6-pyruvoyl trahydropterin synthase family protein — translation MYSVTVSDHVMIAHSFRGAIFGPAQRLHGATYTVEATFRRERLDDDGIVCDIGRALELLKEVLAPIAFANLDELPEFAGRNTTTEFLAGALHQRLKAQVAAGALGPGTAGALASLQVVLRESPVAWAGYDAPL, via the coding sequence ATGTACAGCGTCACCGTCAGCGACCATGTCATGATCGCCCATAGTTTCCGCGGCGCCATCTTCGGCCCGGCGCAGCGGCTGCACGGCGCCACCTACACGGTCGAGGCGACGTTCCGGCGCGAACGGCTCGACGACGACGGCATCGTGTGCGACATCGGCCGCGCGCTCGAGCTGCTGAAGGAAGTGCTGGCGCCCATCGCTTTCGCCAATCTCGACGAGCTGCCGGAATTCGCCGGACGCAACACCACGACCGAGTTCCTGGCCGGCGCGCTGCACCAGCGCCTCAAGGCGCAGGTTGCCGCCGGCGCGCTCGGCCCCGGCACGGCCGGGGCGCTCGCCTCGCTCCAAGTGGTCCTGCGCGAATCCCCGGTCGCCTGGGCCGGCTACGACGCGCCGCTCTGA
- a CDS encoding zinc-dependent alcohol dehydrogenase, with product MSGTARAFWVVAPGQGAIRPAPLAAPGPDEVLVRMLASGISRGTETLVYRGGVPVSQHQAMRCPFQEGDFPGPVKYGYSAVGEVETGPAALLGRRVFCLHPHQDRFVVPAAAVLPVPDAVPTRRAVLAANLETALNGLWDACALPGQHIAIIGAGVVGGLVAALAARLPGAAVTLIDRNPARADLARALGCGFASPAAAPDDQDLVIQASGAADGLALALRLAGVEATVLDMSWYGDRPVTLRLGEAFHARRLTIRASQVGQVAPAQRPRWPHRRRLALALDLLADPVYDHFLDGDSAFSELPDTMARLADDAVGALCRLVLYP from the coding sequence GTGAGCGGAACGGCCCGCGCCTTCTGGGTTGTGGCACCCGGCCAGGGTGCCATCCGGCCGGCGCCGCTCGCGGCACCGGGGCCGGACGAGGTGCTCGTCCGCATGCTGGCGAGCGGCATCAGCCGCGGCACGGAGACGCTGGTCTATCGCGGCGGCGTGCCGGTGAGCCAGCATCAGGCGATGCGCTGCCCGTTCCAGGAGGGCGACTTCCCCGGCCCGGTCAAATACGGCTACAGCGCGGTCGGCGAGGTCGAAACGGGGCCGGCAGCGCTCCTCGGCCGCCGGGTCTTCTGCCTCCATCCCCATCAGGACCGTTTCGTCGTGCCGGCCGCGGCGGTGCTGCCGGTGCCGGATGCCGTGCCGACCCGGCGTGCCGTGCTGGCGGCCAATCTCGAAACCGCGCTCAACGGGCTCTGGGATGCGTGCGCGCTGCCGGGCCAGCACATCGCGATCATCGGCGCCGGCGTCGTCGGCGGCCTGGTCGCGGCCCTTGCGGCGCGGCTGCCGGGCGCAGCGGTGACGCTCATCGACCGCAATCCGGCGCGCGCCGATCTCGCCCGGGCGCTCGGCTGCGGCTTTGCGTCGCCCGCGGCGGCGCCGGACGACCAGGACCTGGTCATCCAGGCGAGCGGTGCGGCCGACGGCCTGGCGCTGGCACTCCGGCTCGCCGGCGTCGAGGCGACCGTGCTCGACATGAGCTGGTATGGTGACCGGCCAGTGACGCTGCGCTTAGGCGAGGCGTTCCATGCCCGCAGGCTTACTATCCGCGCGTCCCAGGTCGGCCAGGTGGCGCCCGCCCAGCGGCCGCGCTGGCCACACCGGCGGCGGCTCGCGCTCGCGCTCGATCTGCTCGCCGATCCGGTCTATGACCATTTCCTCGACGGCGACAGTGCATTCTCCGAACTGCCCGATACCATGGCGCGGCTCGCCGACGATGCCGTGGGCGCGTTGTGCCGCCTCGTGCTCTATCCTTGA